aacactcaatccacagggaaatacacacacagcccgtattcagaaactgcatttgaaaaaagctgtcaggatttctgtccatttgtgatgtcacaaatatacaatatataaatcaTTACAGTttgaaacgtaaacattctaaatgtgtcccagtttatttcctgttgcagtgtatgtaaataacatcagctgacaggaagtaaacatggacccaagctgtcgcctagcaacgcaattccgtttaaatgcactaaaacggagcatttcagacagggtaaatacaggtatattcaggcagacagaatgagtatgaacctgaaaatgagcatgatatgggacctttaaatgactTAAAAAGGCCACTTTTACCAAATTTACCATAAATGTTGATacatttgacaaaacaatcttaCCACAAGACCAATTTAGTCgcttttctggagctttcgatcATAGCAGCAggtcttcctcagcagatgaaGCGTGTACAGTTTGTCGTGGATTTGTAAGATGTTCAAATTCTCATTTTTCTGAGCTCCCTCAAGGACTTCACGCCATACTGAAATTACCAATTAATGGCTTTCAACAATcataaagtaaaattaaatattaagcCATTTTGTTATGGGCTGCTGGGTGATGTAAGATAATTTTAAAACAGACACTTTGCCACATGCCATAGCATTTCCAGAGATCTGTTGTAGTGCATGTTGCTTCAGTATCATGTTTTGTTGATACAGCTCAagcaaaagtcaaaatgtctgccatGTAAAAAGTCCATCTGGGACAGGAAGATGTGGACGTTTATTATCAAAAAGGACATTTATCAGCACAAGTTGGTTGTAATGACTTGTTTCATTCAAAGGCCCTGCACACCCATTCTACATCCACACAGGTGATCTTGTTTGGACTGATTAGAGCTCCTCTCAggactgtgtgagtgtgtacagACTGCTGACTAACTATAACTCTTAATAGCTTTTGGTACCTGGTGGATGGTAAACATTAAACTTGTATCAGTCTTATTTAGAGCATGGAGTCAAGTGACCAAGCAGAGGTCCAATCAGCTAAAATAACTGAAATCTATAAGTGTGTACAGCCGCAGAAATGTTCAGCTACATAATTTATTTGTCAGGTATCATCAAATCCATTCAAAAGCTGAAAcatacaagattttttttttttactttcaaccATTTTAATACACCTGAATAAATCCCAAACATAAGAATTCTGCTATAATTTACAGTCGGTACACACATTATACAAATGAAAGTTTTTACTGATCACTCGGCAAAAACTTTCAAATGTTCACATCCCAGCTAGGTTATAAACACCCATTTTCAAGTCCAAACGTGAAGCATCATTTTCATTTATGCATCACTTAGATCCATGATATATTTACATAACTAGTAAGAATATGTCCTAAAATGTTGATGACTAAAACcttaaacagagaaaaaaacaagtgaCTTTATTGGAAACAGACTTTAAAACAAAGATTAAACAATATACAGCAATGTGTATCTGTATCACTGTACAGATGTTACTTGTTTCCGACTGGAGGCGAGTGCCACACGGCGGAGCTGGTGCGTTTAAAATAGCGAGGCTTGCTCTTGTAAAAGATGTTTTCCAGTTTTGGTGGTTCAATTGTTCCGAAGAAAGAGTCTAAATCAGGAGGGTTGAAGTACTGCTTCATAATTATCTGCTGCAGATTGTGACCTGGGAGGGGAAAAATGTAAATACGTTTTCATTTAAGACGACACAACATGACATCGCACTGGGCAAAACCCCCAATAGGTCTAAAACTAACAGGTTAACAGGCATGCAACATTCACAATTatgagccaggcctgcgcagaatcCTTCACCGGTGATCGCTGCCCAATGCATGCcagttagatttgtgtccgacttgctctgacatcatgcacacgtgggcaacaATAACCTCACGTGATCAAGGCAGCTTTTAAAGCCAGGTGCCGtagttgctctccaccgactgcaagacccaaggcatgatgggaaacgactgtcgcctgatcaaaacgttgattggctcttagttttgacaacaAACACCACTTGTTGTAGAAAATCCTAACTTTCTgtaaaattgtaatatttaacgctTGATTGTAGggtattagtctcatgttgtgcaatgaaggtttagTCTGTTAAACATATTTGTGTggttgatgataataataataataataaaggttatttatatagcacttatcaaaaTGAGCTGTTAATACAAAGTGTTTTACAAGGCAGAcataataaaggatagaatacCAGATGCACGCACATATCCACATGTATATAttcacaaacaaatataaataaatccaaacatggtctgcaaactacaagtagcctacagatcggatctaaccAATTctttgacttcctgtaaattctttgaaggctgctggaaactgtccgacttgaaCGCAGCTTTTCGTCACCGCCCCCCCGCTGCTCCCGCCTGATCTTGTCCACTTTCCAGACGAGGTACAGTTCATCTCGAACAAGCCTAATATTACGATTGACTGACCTCGACAGACCTGCCATGCCTAGTTAtggttgctaagctatgattggacaacTGGTGTTCGAGGGAGAGGTTTACCTAACAGTCAATTTCAACTTTGTGCATtacaaaacattattaaactgtattaaaaaacaacactacAGCAGGTCAAATATATGGAGTCTGATCATCATAGTAAATGACAGTTCTATTAAATCATGCCTACCTTCTGCCCATGATGGAATAGGTTTCCTTGGAGCAGACTCATCATCAGTGGAGTCGTCACTGTTCTGGTCCATCCCGTAATCTTCTGCACTTTTGGACAGAGGTTTGTTGCCCTTTGGAGTGATGGAGTAGGATTGTGGCGATTTCTGCAGCGGAGGATAAAACACACGTTCTGAGGCTTTGCTCTGATGAGAACATATTTCCAACATGTTTTAAGAAAGATTCAATACCTCTACCAAAAATGCATAATTCAAATTTACCTCAATATCCACCGTCACATTGAGGCCTCCAACTTTTCCTACAGGTGTGCCCATTACAGAGCGCTGCAGAAAATCAAGAAGAAAAGTGGTAAATATGCCGTTCACCAGTGCTTTCAtgttccctgtggagttttagaCCTCTGGTATGGAGCTGTTTCTCCGTTTTGTTTATCTGATGTAAGAGGACGCACATAAATGCACGCACACTAGTcacactattccactgatcaacaggtgGTGGTAACACGGAAAGACATGCTGCAATGTGCCAACAAAGAGCGGGAAGAAGAAGACCGCAAGTGaacatgaatgtaaacaatgctggatttaaaaatacttaaaaaaaaggtgctaaattccagATTCAGAGCGTATGaatgattgagggattgcctccacacagctcccaacatggcaacagctgagccagtggctagcagctaacgatgctaacagcACGAACAATGCAAACATCGCTGACGGAGCTAACCGTGTTAACCTGGAGGGAACTGGAGGGCGGGTGTTACTCTTGCTCAGCAATGCTTTGGGTTGGGACGGAgttatcagcggtaaccgctgtgcgagcgcagtgcagagcggcggtgATTACCTAGCCAGtggagcgcacacacacacacacatactgggactcacatgcactaacacgCACGCGGCAAGACCGGCTACTTAAACAAAGCATAGACAAGCTCGGAtgataacacacacagaaggagagtgacttcattctctgctcaggtagacattactcctctatatctttacataataaatagttgtttgatgctatattaatgctctgaatttcaaattttgcacatttataaaacaaaaaaaagcgttgcaaatgttttatgaggatgGAAATGCTCTCGACATGTTTGTTAGTCCTCAAAGATGCACATAATGTGTTTTGGTgagtaacactgaatgtaaacataactttCTTTACATGAcaactccacagggcaccttcaACAAACCATGCAGGCCTTTTAACTGGTAAATGATTCATGTGTTTTAACATGGTCACTGAATAACAAAATCATAGACATTGCCCCATAACCATTCAATTTATGAAAACCAaactctaacccttaccctgcCTTACATGCACCAGTGGGGAGCGTTTAAAAACAAGGTTCAAtcccaaaatgtccaaaagtAAAACTGATTTGTGTGTTCAGATTCTTACCTCGATATCCACGGTCACATTCATGCAAGCAGCGGCCTTCTTTagagaggagaaaataaagagGCACATTTAGCTCCAAAAAGTACACTTGGGTTATAATTGATGCATGTCTTTAAGTCAACGTTTGCTTCTGTCCAACTGTGCAGGTgtacctaaactaaagtataatgTCTCCCTGCTGGTTTACCTGAGCATCAGCGGCCTTTTTAGCAgcagcttctctctctttcgCAGCTCTCTCTTCTGCAGCTAATTTCTTCTGCTCCTCCTAGTGGAACAAAAAGCACATTAACAACCAGACAGCTGagcagccaaaaaaacaaaccaagagTACAATTAACTATTTATTAAGTATATATTAATGTCCATCCAGAGTTGTTTCATTGAGTTAAATCTTCCATTAATCAATGTACATGTCCTGTTACTGAACACTGCTAattcactgtttgtttttttaatgagaaaatattttgttgtttgttttaacttttttgctgttttatttCAAGTCTGTTAGTTCCTTTATGTGAAACTTTGTATGCTGTTGTCTTGGCCAGGACTTCTTCGAAAACGAGATTTTGAATTTCAATGGGAAATATCCTGgtaaaataaaggttatataaaaaaaagagattttttaaagactttttaaaTACAATATTAGGATTAACCAAATTTGCGGCACTCAAGTCACACAAATTGACGTGAAAAAAGCAACATTTGGCATTTGTGTTTCATGAGTGGTTTTTCATTGTTGCTAAGAACACATCATGGACAAATTTCCCTGgaaatgtaaaagtgaaagtaataCTCAACCAAAAATCTGAGATTACTAAGCATCCGTAAGAAAAGTGGAGAGGTCGACTGTGCTTATTTGATTGTTTTGATACTTTGCAACTGCAGTCACTGCCTCAGATTTTGGGAAAGGTAGGCTTGTAAGGAGACCTGCTTGCTATTGGTGCCTGCCAGCACAATGTTACTTATTTCAGTGGTTGTTTTGTCCTGATGTGTGTATGCTACATACCGTTTGTTCTAACCATGTAAGTGTTTAAACTTGTGGTGTTTCCTATCCGATGTCCAAGCACtataaaaacaatttattttggACTGCTAAAAGAATCACTGTTTGACACATTTAAGACATTTTGGTTCAAAAATTCAATTTCTCACCATTTTTCTCTCAAGctcctttcttttctcctccacttctctcctctccttctctcttgcTGCTTTCTCAACTTCCCGTTGCAGAGCCagagctttttctctttccactCGCTCCCTGAAAAACAGACATGAAGTCAGTAAAACAAACTCTGGAGTAAATGGAAACCTCTCTTTTATTGTCTTCACTAATGCAGGTTTCAGTTTAATTCACCTTTACCATGTTGAAAAGATAATCAGGTTACTTAGTTTAACAAGTAGCTATTATGGTACTATTGTTAGGAGTATTAAAGACAATAGCTAAccattcagcagcagcagctagtcgctctctctccagctctttctctcgctccctctcctgctctctcttctgCTCCAGCGCTCGGCGAGCTTCAGCCAGCTTACGAGCTCGctgttcctcctcctcggcCTTCTTCTTGGCCAGTAACTCCTGCTGCCACTTCTCTTCCTCCTAAggttttaaaacacacacacacacacacacacacacacacacacacacacacacacacacacacacacacacacacacacacacacacacacacacacacacacacacacacacacacacacacacacacacacacacacacacacacacacacacacacacacacacacaacataagAAAATCTGATTGCAATATGTAATGGCAAAGAAAATGAAGTTACTAAAAACAAACTTCCCGCTACATGATGAAATGCCAAATTTGTACCTTGAATTCAACAGAGGAAAACactaaaatgaaaagaaatccACCAACCCTGCTGTACTTGTTATAATTTCAAGGCAAAAGTAATTAGAGACGCACCAATTTAAATTTTCTTGGTCAATCCACAAGTTTTTAAAAGTCTGACGTGCCTTTTCCAGTTtttctttctaagaactataattGACAGCGAGGCTCCAGACTAACCTTTTTCACCACCACCCGGAAAAATAATTTCAACCGTACCAAAAAATAAACGGTTATACTttaactttgttattgtcatctatagtggttatttgtataaaaacacaattcaaatgattaggaaataaatgattgtatttatatttaaatatttgctttgattaaaaaaaaatcctggcattagtagttttaattatatattataagctgtttaggagctagtgttaggaagttaaacaggtcataattccctccctattatctattttatattgctgtgaaaacacaggacttgattcaagtttctcgccaaaaatttcattttacaagattacatttgaacacctCATGATAGTTATAATTAACCTTCACCCAATATTAATTTTACTGAGtagagcctgaacacatcataatgcaAGTCAATGCAACCCTGGCAACCAAGACTGTGCTAGGGAGAGACCCcgtgctgtcggcagacgagcCGCTCACTGTGATCACTCTGAGCAGCgtcatgggaatgaattacaataagaGTTGATTAAGTTAAAAAGGTACTACATGTACcaatttacatgtattaattgctttgtcttgccaatgtgtgaacagattgtaacgtaacttaaaaacaGAGATCTTACCCAACTTTCTCTGCTGCCTTtaacagcctgtggactgatttctatgtaaagGACTCGGGGCACGTTTGCTTCGTAACGTTAGctgatgaagtaatttgcaaatggcAAGCTATTGCTATCATGGAGATTGGACATTACAGATAGTAATGGTGATATATGATTGTAATGTAACGTCACGTCGCTGTTTTGGCCGATGCCCAGGATGATCGCTCGCGCCTACGGAGTGCGAGCACGTACACAAGCAACAGGATGCCAACTGCACTTCACTTAACGGCCATGGTATCATTAATAAAGAGGATTTTCTGAAAgatacatatagtacctttaattcTTCCAAATGCTTTTGAGGTTGTGCCTCCGCGGCTTAGTTTGGACTTGCAGGTGTtacaaattgcagctttatgtcttcatggcataaatgaataaaagagtgTTGTCTCACCGTTTGCTGAATCTTCTTCCTTTTAGCCTCTTCTTCCaacttcctcttctgctccagGTCCTCTTGACGTTTAACGGCCGTCTTCTTCTTGGCCTTCTCCTCTGCCACACGCTGCACCAAGAGGCACAATACCAAAGATAAACAAATGGGTTCAATCAGTTTCAAGGTGAACATAAAGATACAGTCACCAAATTTGTTCCATACCTTATCATTTTGAATTTcaatcttctttttcttttcttcatccTTCCTCTGCTCTTCTTTTACTTTGGCATCAAACACTCTTCTCAGCCTCTCATCCCTCTTCCTAGAACACAACatataaaagttaaataaaaacaagaataaatgACTAAACTGTtcagtcagagtgagtaaagagGTTGAGTGTTTTTAACCTTTTAAGTTCgtcctgtttctttttcttctcctcctccattttcttcattctctcctcctcttgctcCTGCTTCTTCTTGAGTGCTTCCAGTTTGTGACGCTCTTTTGTCTGAGAAAAGGGAAAACAAGGATTTAAGAGACTTGCGCCGTTAGTAATCAGCCAAATTCTAACGCACTGTAATAGGCAACAAATGTCAAAAGAATCCAAAGTAGCAGGTGGAGCTCATTCGTGTGGAAACAGATCACCATCACCCCACCAGTGGAGTTGACGGATGAAGTGAAAATCCACCCTAACAGACTTTGTGTTTATTTCCACGGTCTTAAAAAGGCCCGTAAAATCTCCCTGTAACATAATTTATATCCTGGTCCCTGCGGTGAAAACaaaatgagttcctcaaaaggttcttaatTCTGGGGGGAAGTTtctgcggtggaaacggggctaaAGTGTGGAGAAAGACCTTGCTGGAAGTTACTGttaaaataagaaagaaaataaatacaaacttaCAGCCATCTTTAAAGCCGACATCTCTCATGGATGACTGATAGTCAAGATAGATCTTGTGTCTCTTTAAATAAGCTACATCACCCAGCAAAACTTGGCTACCATCATGTCTACAGTATCTAATATAAAAATAGTTCATCTGACAAGACACaaagcagagaaacagagaaaggcACGCTGTACATTACAGCAAGTATAGCTGAATGCCATCTGATTACAAGAACAAAATTCCTCACCCAATAAATCTTAATCAACTGACACAGACACCAGTTTTATGAGCAACCCAAATAGTGACACAGCTTCTGGTTCAGATGGATTTTTACTTCAATTTCTACTTCTGATGAAAAATTTTTTTGTGAGGTTTAGGTGGTTTGAAGGATTGTTAGATTAAAAGATCACAAAGAGTGAGCATTAGGGACACCATCAACCAACAAGTGCTGTTTGGGTTATTGTTGACATAGAGCAGCCCCTTTCACAAATGGACCTGCAGGGCTCAATTATTGTGATATGGTTTAGGTcatttgcatgcatgtgtgtagcATAGAGTGTGGTTCTACACAACATTCAACTTTTTGAGTGATTTATCCGGAATGTTGCTGCTTTTGTTCTCGCTAGATCCCAAATTTAACAGAAATCTTTCAAAATCTTGAGACATTAAACTGTCAGAGCCTTAATGTCAGATACAGACCAATGTCATTTACATTTAAACGTGAAAGGGGCTTATCCAAGGTATGTGGTAAACAAGGAGACATTCAAATAAGTTGCACAATGGGATATTAGACACATTACACTTACCACTATACCATTGCTCAActggggaggggaggagaaaacAAATAAGAGGACCACATGATTTGATAGCTCAGGAAAAATGTCAGCCTCAATTTTTCAATATAGCAATTACAATTcaatttgtgacatgttttcctcGCTTATTTGTGTTCTTTGCAAGTTCCTACACGTTCTAAATGATACAAAAGTTTCTGATTTTAGGGATGTACACAACTGAAATTGTAATTCAGCTCCCATGGAGAGTTATGCAGACACTAGGGCTGGACCCGAATATTTGACTATTCGGTTATTCGTTCGTTGGGTAATCGATTTTGAATTTCGGATGTTCGTTGGTGTTATTTTTTCAACTCCTCAGGAttacaaacatgcataaaacatataacatcaCACATAACAATACACACAACAATGCTGTAGAATAAGAGAAtccttaaaaatgaatgtgtGTAATTAAACCTAAAGACGCGCGTTTCAGCGCTATGTCGTCCATCTcagctgagagcagagaaaTGTCTGGCTGAGTCCTTCCCGAGTGAAGTCATGGAGACGAGCCAAGAGCCCTCGTCGCCGTTGCGAAACACATGCGAGGCTCGGCCGGGCTTACAGTCGGGCACTGCCAGGATTGGCGGTGTATATAATGTGTGGAGACATCAGCCTCAAAATACCGCCGTTAAGGGGGAGAGGGCCTGCAAACGTGACTTTGAGGTACGTCTACACTcgcacacagagggatgaggagaggagacccGTAGCGTGGAGACAGCAGCCTCAAAGCGGCACCGTTTAGGGGAGAGGGCCCGCAAGACGCTGAGCATagacagaggtgtgtgtgtgtggcataaAGAAAAGCAGTCGTGGACTCACCATGACACATTTTTGTGAGGGGGAAGCCTCTGATTGTGTGAAAGAGGAATTGTGCTGCTTTAATGAGGAGCCCGTGCTGTTTACTAACCGAGAGGTTAAAGCGGTCACGGAGGagtgttttattttcaatttctaTCCATTTTCAATTCACTGCAATACCACGTCTGTTGAGATGCCTTGATTGGTATCGGCGCCAATCCAGCTACATTTTCATGGATCGTGATGATCCTTTACTGTTGCAGTCAGGCTCCACAGTGCGAGCATACCACTGCATGACAACGTTGGTGCTTTGCAAAGAGTTAGGTGTATAGCTTACCTTCTGATCAACCTTCAGAGGAGTGTTGTGTTTAATGAAGGACTTCATAACAGCAGTTCGGCCGAGGGAATTTGGAGTCATCATTAGCATCTGATTCCTCTGCACAGTGTGGAGGAAAGTTCTCATGTTAGGTCTAATTGCCTATGTATTAATGACAAGAGAGAAGAAGTTCCAAAAGGTTACCATTTGATCCAAATTTGTACAGATCCCGGTATTTTCCATTTATTATCTTTAACACTCGGtaccactttttttcatcttACACTTTGACTTTTCTTGGGAGGAGATTGCCTCTTTGTGGGACTTTCCTCTACAGTATCTGGTGCTTTGCGTTTGGTACTCAGGCGTGACCTGGACAcacagaaatatttttttttaaagacaaaacacagaatttatttattaacaagTTGATATGTCTGTTAATGTCATTGCAGACATCAAAcagtgcaacacacacacacacacacacacacacagcactcacTTGCGACCCGACTGGGGAGTCTGTTGTTTCTCAGtgtctgaaacacaaacacaaacatgtatttagCACATATAAGTTGCATTTTGGTACAAAACCTAATACAGGTTTACATTCAACCAGAACTATCAACTAAAATCGAATTAatcaaaaaacaattaataaaatgGCGAGTGCCCATACCCGTTCTCTTGTTGGAAGTGCTAATTGTTTGTTCAGTGGTAACCAATGATGGGGGCCCCATTGAGGCAGAGTTTGCAGCCACAGATCGAGTAACGCGTCCAACAGACAGCTGTACGCTCTGGTTAATCTGGATCTACATTTGTTTGAtacaaataatgtaaaacaaaaagattaGCTGATCAATAACCAAAGGACAAATTAAATTTCAGTTTGACACTTTAACAGACAAAGACATATATTCATACCGCTAGAGTTTCCTTCAATTCTTCAACTGCAGCATCATCCTCTGTGTCTGCACTTACAGCGTCCAATATGCTATAGCAGTGAATACATTTATATGGGTAAGAAACACTTCAAAAGATCAAATTCATGTCCAGTCACATGTGAATGAGTAATTTACTAGTCACTGTTACAAACAGTTTTAATTCTAGATTCAAACACCAGATTTTTCCCCCCCATTAAGATGTCAATATATTCACCCATGCAAAGAAAAATGTTAGTCATTACTCACGCCTCTCTatcctcttcctctgcagagTCCATGCAGGAGTCCTCTACAATCACAAAAAAACAGCCAAATATAATATACAGATTAATAACAAAGTGTGGAAGAATTTctaatgttttgcattttatgtaaaatggtaaatggtaaatggacttggacttatatagcgcttttctagtcttccgaccactcaaagcgctttacactacatgtcagtattcacccattcacacacacattcatacactgatggcagaggctactaaggtgccaactttgcccatcaggatttaatctaaatactcattcacacaccgatggctatgcctccgggagcaatttggggttaagtgtcttgctcaaggacacatcgacatgtgacccggagcagctggggatcgaaccactgaccttccgattggtggacaacctgctctaccctctgagccacagccgccttGTAAACTTAACTATAAACCAAATATGGATCATTTCTCACCATCAATGTTGCTGCTACACGTGGAGTTCCCCATGCGAGCCACCTTCCTCTTAAGTATGGAACGACGTGAGGCGCGTCGAACAGACTCCTGAGTCATGCTGTGCCGCAGACCGGCCAGCGAGTGACGTAGCTTGAGGGAGCACCGTACAGAGCTCCGCCGTGAGCTTTGACCCGCGCCAGCTATTGCAATCTTAGCAGCTGTACGGCCCGGAGAAGGCGGCAGCTTTTGAGCACACTCAGCAGACAATCGGTCTGATGAAGAGATGCTGACAACAATCTCGGGCGAGGGTATTGTGGGTGGAGAATTTGAGGTGCTACATACGTACACCGGCTCGTCTTCGGCATTGTTCGCCTTGTTACTTTTgtccatctcttcctcctctaccAGCCCCGGCTTCttgttctgcacctcctcagtTTCATAGCTGCCATGTGACTGGCTCACATCCTCTGCCACCTcagcctttgtttgtttgtttttgcgggTGGTGCGTTTAGACTGCGTGGTGGTGTTGTCTTCAGAGGTGGAAGGCTCGGGTGCGGTCTCTTCTTCAGCAATGAAGTTCAGTGATTTGACAGAGGAGCCACGAAGGTTACTGCGCTTTCCCTTTGAAAATCTGGATGGAAAGAGATACAGAGGCACAACATGTTTAAAATTACATCACATCTAAAATGTGAAAGTTTTACCTCTACAAAAACAGTAATGAAAGCAACAAAccttcgtctggcttgattttCTTCCTGATACCCCACGGATACACGCTTCCTGCGACTATTCTTTTTCTGTGATGGTGTTTTTGGCATTAATTC
The nucleotide sequence above comes from Sebastes fasciatus isolate fSebFas1 chromosome 4, fSebFas1.pri, whole genome shotgun sequence. Encoded proteins:
- the incenp gene encoding inner centromere protein isoform X7, with amino-acid sequence MNSVQSSVRSLMKMFDSKAQEFANDITNVHMVWLEEIQQEANRMFSRDFNAEPELMPKTPSQKKNSRRKRVSVGYQEENQARRRFSKGKRSNLRGSSVKSLNFIAEEETAPEPSTSEDNTTTQSKRTTRKNKQTKAEVAEDVSQSHGSYETEEVQNKKPGLVEEEEMDKSNKANNAEDEPVYVCSTSNSPPTIPSPEIVVSISSSDRLSAECAQKLPPSPGRTAAKIAIAGAGQSSRRSSVRCSLKLRHSLAGLRHSMTQESVRRASRRSILKRKVARMGNSTCSSNIDEDSCMDSAEEEDREAILDAVSADTEDDAAVEELKETLAIQINQSVQLSVGRVTRSVAANSASMGPPSLVTTEQTISTSNKRTDTEKQQTPQSGRKSRLSTKRKAPDTVEESPTKRQSPPKKSQSRNQMLMMTPNSLGRTAVMKSFIKHNTPLKVDQKTKERHKLEALKKKQEQEEERMKKMEEEKKKKQDELKRKRDERLRRVFDAKVKEEQRKDEEKKKKIEIQNDKRVAEEKAKKKTAVKRQEDLEQKRKLEEEAKRKKIQQTEEEKWQQELLAKKKAEEEEQRARKLAEARRALEQKREQEREREKELERERLAAAAEWERVEREKALALQREVEKAAREKERREVEEKRKELERKMEEQKKLAAEERAAKEREAAAKKAADAQKAAACMNVTVDIERSVMGTPVGKVGGLNVTVDIEKSPQSYSITPKGNKPLSKSAEDYGMDQNSDDSTDDESAPRKPIPSWAEGHNLQQIIMKQYFNPPDLDSFFGTIEPPKLENIFYKSKPRYFKRTSSAVWHSPPVGNK
- the incenp gene encoding inner centromere protein A isoform X1, which encodes MNSVQSSVRSLMKMFDSKAQEFANDITNVHMVWLEEIQQEANRMFSRDFNAEPELMPKTPSQKKNSRRKRVSVGYQEENQARRRFSKGKRSNLRGSSVKSLNFIAEEETAPEPSTSEDNTTTQSKRTTRKNKQTKAEVAEDVSQSHGSYETEEVQNKKPGLVEEEEMDKSNKANNAEDEPVYVCSTSNSPPTIPSPEIVVSISSSDRLSAECAQKLPPSPGRTAAKIAIAGAGQSSRRSSVRCSLKLRHSLAGLRHSMTQESVRRASRRSILKRKVARMGNSTCSSNIDEDSCMDSAEEEDREAILDAVSADTEDDAAVEELKETLAIQINQSVQLSVGRVTRSVAANSASMGPPSLVTTEQTISTSNKRTDTEKQQTPQSGRKSRLSTKRKAPDTVEESPTKRQSPPKKSQSAIRPNMRTFLHTVQRNQMLMMTPNSLGRTAVMKSFIKHNTPLKVDQKLSNGIVTKERHKLEALKKKQEQEEERMKKMEEEKKKKQDELKRKRDERLRRVFDAKVKEEQRKDEEKKKKIEIQNDKVWNKFGDCIFMFTLKLIEPICLSLVLCLLVQRVAEEKAKKKTAVKRQEDLEQKRKLEEEAKRKKIQQTEEEKWQQELLAKKKAEEEEQRARKLAEARRALEQKREQEREREKELERERLAAAAEWERVEREKALALQREVEKAAREKERREVEEKRKELERKMEEQKKLAAEERAAKEREAAAKKAADAQKAAACMNVTVDIERSVMGTPVGKVGGLNVTVDIEKSPQSYSITPKGNKPLSKSAEDYGMDQNSDDSTDDESAPRKPIPSWAEGHNLQQIIMKQYFNPPDLDSFFGTIEPPKLENIFYKSKPRYFKRTSSAVWHSPPVGNK
- the incenp gene encoding inner centromere protein B isoform X3 → MNSVQSSVRSLMKMFDSKAQEFANDITNVHMVWLEEIQQEANRMFSRDFNAEPELMPKTPSQKKNSRRKRVSVGYQEENQARRRFSKGKRSNLRGSSVKSLNFIAEEETAPEPSTSEDNTTTQSKRTTRKNKQTKAEVAEDVSQSHGSYETEEVQNKKPGLVEEEEMDKSNKANNAEDEPVYVCSTSNSPPTIPSPEIVVSISSSDRLSAECAQKLPPSPGRTAAKIAIAGAGQSSRRSSVRCSLKLRHSLAGLRHSMTQESVRRASRRSILKRKVARMGNSTCSSNIDEDSCMDSAEEEDREAILDAVSADTEDDAAVEELKETLAIQINQSVQLSVGRVTRSVAANSASMGPPSLVTTEQTISTSNKRTDTEKQQTPQSGRKSRLSTKRKAPDTVEESPTKRQSPPKKSQSAIRPNMRTFLHTVQRNQMLMMTPNSLGRTAVMKSFIKHNTPLKVDQKLSNGIVTKERHKLEALKKKQEQEEERMKKMEEEKKKKQDELKRKRDERLRRVFDAKVKEEQRKDEEKKKKIEIQNDKRVAEEKAKKKTAVKRQEDLEQKRKLEEEAKRKKIQQTEEEKWQQELLAKKKAEEEEQRARKLAEARRALEQKREQEREREKELERERLAAAAEWERVEREKALALQREVEKAAREKERREVEEKRKELERKMEEQKKLAAEERAAKEREAAAKKAADAQKAAACMNVTVDIERSVMGTPVGKVGGLNVTVDIEKSPQSYSITPKGNKPLSKSAEDYGMDQNSDDSTDDESAPRKPIPSWAEGHNLQQIIMKQYFNPPDLDSFFGTIEPPKLENIFYKSKPRYFKRTSSAVWHSPPVGNK